The Malus domestica chromosome 10, GDT2T_hap1 nucleotide sequence ACCTTCCGAGCATGCAGCAATATataagaatatatatgtattctAAAACATGcagcaagtatatatatatatatatgacttaAACAATGAAAGTGCAGCAGCAATCCAAGACTAAAAAACCTTATTCTCATATAGCAGCAGCATCCTTTTCACTTTCACGAAAACGCAAAGGCAGCAACACAAAAACTCTTTTGTTTGTCTTTCAAAACATGCAGCAATATCGGAGTGCGACGGcaacaccaaaacaaaaaaaaacctttcTAATCTCTGCAGCCGTGCTAAACCAAGTAATTAGGACCCCTatttatatgtgtgtatatatgctagggtttttaagctGACTTAAAATTATGGGCTTAAACTAAAGCATAGTTAAACTAAATGGCCCATTGAATGCAAACTTAGACTATATGAATATGCATGCCAAATTTACCTGAGTGGATGTCTTTGAAAACGCTTGCCATTTTGTGATCGAGAGCACGAGAGACAAACTTAGACTAAAATAATTACAACTGAAAACAAGCACTAGTCTAAGATTACAGACTTAGGCGTTTTGTTTAGGAATAGCCAATTTTACCCTAACAAATTGCTTCAAACTCATCACGCTTACGACAAAATTCAACTTGTTTCTCGCTTAAGGCACTGTTCAAACACACGGCAACTGATTGAAATGGAGGAAGTCGAAAGCCATCGCAAGGAGGCATGTTTTGGATCCTTTTCCACGTGTTAGATTTTAGGCTTAAACGTTCACTTCACAACTAGCAACAACCCTATCGTCATATACACAATTTCCACAAACAGATCTAGTGGATGACCGTTGATCCATGCTAAACTCCACAACTTCCACAAGTTTATAGTCACCATTAGCTAAATCATAGTGCCCTTGTTTCTTCAGTTTGTCGTTCATCTCCGATGGCTGCTGGAGGCTCGGCTCGGAGCTGGTTGTGCAAAGAATCTTCTTGCACATTCAGTATCAAACCCAACCACGACTACTACACATTCGGTATCAAACCTATTCACATTACCTACATATTCGGTATCAAACTCATCCACATTATCTACACATTCGGTATCAAACTCATCCACATTATCTACACATTCGGTATCAACTCATCCACATTACCAATATATAAGACTCAAATataataattttcaagttaaaaatcaaatttttacataaataacattaaattagaaaaatgatggttgaccaaaaaaaaaaactgttgagAGTAAAATAGGCatgaaacaaaatgaaaaatgataacCCTAGCTATTAATTGACCTTATAATCTCACCATGGTAGTTTTAATATATAAGAAGATAGTCAAAggatgtttgggttttagtttccaaaaaaaaaaaaaaaagaaaaaaaaaaggatgtttGGGGTTTTCCTAAAATATTCCAGAACAAACGCAATTGGTAGTCACTTAAAGTAAAATTACAAACAATCCCCACGGGTTAGGGGGTAGACCAGGGACGAGAGAGGGGAGAGAAACAAATTAGCGGGTTTTGAAATAACTGGTTTCTTCTTTTTAAGAGAGAGCTTGTGATCTATTTTCAAATTTGAGCTCGGATTGCTTCCCTGCTTAAAGCTCCCTACTTCCTTCAATGCATTCCTTCCCCGGTTAGAGCTCCCTACTTCCTTCGGTGCATTGCTTCCCTCCTTAGAGTTCCCTACTTCCTTCGGTGCATTGCTTCCCCGCTTAGAGCTCGCTACTTTCTTCGGTGGACTGAAATCCTGCACAAGGACATGATGGATAAATACATGTAATTACaagtaagaaaaaataaataatccaAACAATCTGCCATATGCAGTGGGAAATAAGAtcccttcatgtataaagaagaTGAATAAATTGTTTTCAAATCTATAATGTTATTAGATTTCAAAAGGTCTTTAAAATTCAAGTGTTTAGTGGAGCTGTCGATTATTATCTGCGAAACAAAATTCACAGGATGAACATGATACAACTGAAAGACACTCATCAATGGATGAAAGCGTAAGTCCTCGTTTGTTGATTGGCTTGGATAGGATAACACACTACATTCAATGAATGCAAAATGGATGTCTACTTGCATTTTTTGTCCAAATGAGGTAGAAGGTGGATTAGCTATGAAGAAAACTAATCCCTCATCCCCACAAAAAATGTAGGAATGGAAGGGATAAGTTTTCTTCACGGTTAATAAATTTTCCTATACAAAGCTAGACAACAAACGAGGCCTGAAGGTTCAACTCATCAACTAATGTTAGGGGCAAATGATAGAGACTAAATCTACACCTTACCGTTTAAACACATTTATAGTTCTTAGTTAATTTACAATCAAAGCTGTTCTCTCATACATCAAAATAGTCCTCCTAAGTAacctgttttaaagaaaataatcaTAGCACAAAAAGTGGGTTGATTTGATGATGTCCTTGTATCAAAAGGCAATCATAAATAGAACAAATAAGTAGATTAAATCGTCAAGTTCCTATTCATCATTTTCTCATGTCGAAAAAGAATAGGATTCCAGGCATTGAAACCCACAGTTCAGCTAGATATATGCATGATAGttgatagaaaaataaaaaccaaaactaattTAAGTAGCTCAAACTCACCGGTGAGTAGATGGAAGCTTCTCTAGCATAGTGCACATACCGCATCATCCCATTATAGGTACAAAATTCGTGTCCTGTTGCAATACAGACGAAGCACTACAAGAGCCAGCCATAAATTGAAAAGTATCAGTCctaaatttgtttatgtttCAACTAGTATTTCTTAATTTATTGTCGAGACTTGCTAGCAttacttaatttaattcttTCGCACTTAGTACTATATTCATGGTAGCATGGATGCCTTTGAGCATGTTAAAAGCCAAACGATCTAATAAATATGGTTACAAGTGAGCCAAATATTCAGATCATAAAAAAcagggaaagaagaaagagttGAAGCAAATTTCAGGGAAGTTGATCATTTAATATTTAAGGCTCAAGATTTTGCAAAAAGGGAAAGTAGAGTATCATATACCTGCCCTGCTAGCAGTTTTGTTCACAGCTTAAAAAATATTACATATGTTTCAGAAAAGTATATTTGAACTGCTTCAATTGTTAGGGTTTTACACGTTATTTTGTTTCTCTTCTAGCAGATCAACTCTTTTATgtaattaaatcaaaatttccaTTAGGGTTTAATAAGGctttttaatgaaatttcaCTAAAAAAAACACTGGTGCAGAAAAATGGTAGACAAATGACAGCTACAAATAATTGAGATAGGCTCAGAACTATTGTACATCAATGACAAATCTAGGATTTTCCTCAATCTGGAACAGTTCATGAATAAGAAAAGGTAATATTAAACCTACAAACAGGGAGTATTAAGTACACAAATGGTAAAATTACAAACCTATTTATACGTTAAAACAGTTAGGGAACAAGAAGTTTCCGTTTGTAATGAGCTATTTTCCAAAACCGCCAAAAATCTTGTGTCGCTTATTGGCAACACGTATCCAATATTAATTAAGCTCCTCAAACTTGACGGTTAAAGTATTCAACACGTGCAACTATTTGGTAAACAATATTCCTTACACTATCTTAAAAATATTATGAAAAAAACTGAACTGAATGGTCAAAATTATGCATAGGGTTTACGACATTCCTTAGATTCATTTTAAATGCGTTACGATATTCCTTAGATTCATCTACGGAAAACGACATTCCTTAGATTTCATCTACGGAAAAAGACATTCCTTAGATTCATCTTAAATGCGTTACGACAAAACTGAACTAAATGTTCAGCGATCATGTACCACATAGTACTAAATATATAATAGCTGCATGTAATTCAACAGGTGAAGCTACTCGAAAACAATTTTACTTAgattcatcaaaaacaggtcacgaGGAAGCTGAACAGGATGTTCAGCGAACTTGTATCACGTACTGTCAAATATATGTTTTCAACATTAACCGATCCCACAAGATCTAGTATCCGACCACATATCTCATAGATCACTAGTATCTGTGCAAGTCCACGAGTTCTAACTTATGAACACTATAATAATGAGCAACTCAATCTCAAGATTCTCCAACTTATATAACCTAATCCGTATCAATGGGTAAGGAGATGATCATGCTTTATGGTATCAAACTTTCTACGCTTTATCGAAATAAAGATCAAAACAATTCCATGCAGCCCAAATAATCAAAAATTTGTATTCTAAGTCGAGCATAAACACTGAAAATACTATCATCTAAGTCAATTAAACGATTTAGCAACACTGGAAAACCTTTTTCTAAGAAAGAATAATGAAAGCTAATAATGAAAGCTTCAGATCTGCACCTCGAATTATCAAAACAGCGGTTCAAATACGATCATGTAATCGAGTAAAAGTCTATTTTCCGTGCATTACTCAATCAACATAAAGAAACTCACAGCaacatcactaaaaattaaaaagataataACCATAAAAACACAATAAAATTCGAACCCAAATCTTCAAAATTTACAAAGATGGTGAAAAGGGTATAGAATTTGGAGTACCTCGACCTCAGTCCCATCACCCTCAACCTTCTTCTGCATCACCCAGCCCTCTGGAATCGCATACTTAGTCCTCGGTGGTGCCATTGCTCAGGATAAGACTAACCCAACAAACTGCACACTCTCTGCAGCTCGACAACAACAAAAAGAGGGGCGTTTTATCCTTTTGGGTTCGATACGAACAAGGTGGCAAGCATGGTAAGCGAGGCGAGAAGAGGAGAGAGCTCGGTTGGCAAACATGTGGCGCCATTTTCTGGAGAGGATGAACGAGGCAGTAACGTAATAAAGATGACGAGGAAGAATCTTATCTGGGATTTAGCTGGTTcttgagagagagatagagagggagCTGCGTGTTATCTTTGAGGGGTAGAGACGAGAGAGAGAAACGCAGAGCGAGCCAAAATGAGAttttccaaagaagctgccgtTACACTGATTTAATATTGGCGATGTTTGAAAGTGCTGTGTTAAATGGGCCAGGCCTATATGGTTGGGCCATTGGAAGAGTCAAGAGGCTAGACTAATGAATATCCTTCAAATAAGTTAACtcttaatttaacaaaatttaaCGTAAAAAAACACGTAAATCTAAATCGTAGAAATGTTCCCTTTTAGGGATTTTGTCGAGTAGATATTTGATTAAAACTatcattaatatttaattaatctaTCATcgttatttaataaaaaatattttttttagaaaaactaGAAAGGTGCTCACTCAAACTTTTCTTATTGTGAGTCCTGTATATCAAAATTAGAAAATGCTCGGTCAATCTTTTCATTGTTGATCTTCTCATAATGTTCATTAAACCCGAATCACAATCTTAGATTGCTTAATGTTAAAAGTTTGATTATTAGGTGtaagtttattgataaattgtagttttattgttaatttcatcttgtacatgataatatttatataataaaataaaaaagagacaAATTCACATTTAAAGTTTTCTTAAGTCCTATTTTCTTCATAGtctttgtttccatttttgtttttgaagagcAACGATAGCATTAGTTTAAAAGAGGTTGATTATTTACAACTCACAACACAGAGAAGGACAATAGTCAGCCCCTCACAAAAACATCCAACCATTACATTCTGGCAGAAAGAGATCAGACAGTAGGTCTGGCGATTCCTCGAACCAAGACCGAAAACACTCACCATGCATAACAAATTTAGCAAGTCGGCATGCGCCAacaggatatatatatatatatacggacaattacctaaaaataaattttttttcttccaaagtAGCTTTGGTTTTTTAATCATGTTTTGGTAAAACTTCAACAGTTTGGAACATTTACATGAATAAAGCATATTTTTcagtttatgaattttttttgtactAAATAGCAAAAATGatcattgagatttgcataatcaatagaaatggtttctgagattgaaaatcaacagAAATGcttcctgagattgtccaccatccatgattttggttattccgttaaaaactctttgagcaattttcaaaacttcgtaactcaatcgtttcttaaccaattcgacccataatatatcaaaatgaaaataaggaaagtgtagaacaagattatacctatttggaagcccaatggttgccgaagaTGGCCagaaatagcctgaaaggtgactggtttgtaagaaaactggaaaacttgccggaaactaggtaaattttaaacattcataacttcttcaatactcaacgaaattgagtgattaaaaaatgaaaatcatatttCTCGACGAGAGAAAGATAATGGTacctttcttgatggctaacgcaccatggtttggccggaaaacggctcgaaagtggctaaccatGTTGTTCTACatttttctatcttcattttgatatattatgggtcgaatttggttaataaacaattaaattacgaagcttttgaaaattactcaaagagtttttaacggaatgaccaaaatcatggatggtgaacaatctcagggaccatttctattgattatgcaaatcttatggatcattttggctatttagccttattttttagatatttttttctgaaattcaatttcattattatttagAAGAATTTCacgggaagaaaaagaaagatatttGTTTGTCCACTCGGCAAGTCCACACGCAAATATGACATGTAATCACATATTATCCAAACAAAAAGGATATGGTGGACAGGTGTCATCACCCTAGTGGAGGCAACGATTTATCTCGCGTTGCCAGGATCAGATAATTTTGTCTTCCTCAGTAGCAGTACAACTCAGTTCATTCAAAGCCTCTATAGTCTTAATTTTATATCCATTAACTTCTGCCACAATCTCAGCACAAACACAGAGAGAGCTAGAGTGACCAGCAGCACAGAAATCTCACACATGGCTAGCTGTGGCATGGCATCAGCTGCCTCAGGCTTTGTGGTAGCACCAAACGTTGCAACCACCAACTCAGGCTCAGCTTCCAGCCGGAGTAGCATGCTGTTTTTCCCTTCAAAACCCAACACCAACACCAGAAGCAATGCCAGGTTTGTGATCAGGGCAGCTGAAGAAGCCGCTGCGCCTCCGGCCGCCACCACGACTGCACCAGAGGGGGCAGCTACCCCTAAGCCAAAGCCACCACCAATTGGACCCAAGAGAGGCACTAAGGTTAGTTCATgtgaaaaataatagaaataaatcAGTGTTCTTTTTCAAGTATTGTTGTGAGTAAATTGTCAATAGTATTGTAGAATTGCTGAATagaaaaatcaaaaccaaattaCCTAGAAAAAAAAGTAGGGATTTAAAAAACACTAATTATGAATTTGAAAGGCTTGTAGCTGAAATCATTAAAGGTGTGATCCTCGCACTTGAGATCCTTTGTTTAAATTGTCACTCCTCCAATATTACATTAAACAAAATATATCGCTAAAAACTTGTaaatgttgagagttgtcccgtATCGGTGAGGGGTAAGGTTTGTTATATGTTATATGGTCTTGGGCCACTCCCtatattaccaattggttttatgatgaaACTTCAATTTCATCATGATATTAGAGAGGTTGTCTTtgtgtgaagccaaacggccacacACGCTCCACGTCATCCAGTTGTTGTtcacgtgtaggcttgaaaatccgccaGTCCGTAGTGAGTAAGAGGTCCAAGTGTTCGTTAGTCTAATTTGATAGAAATAGTGCAACTCAGGTCGAGCCACAGGAGACCTTATTATATGTTCTTGAGTATGAACAACAAATGGttttgtgtttagttttaatattTGCAGAAATAACTTAGGACCCCAATTTAATACACAACAAATTGGCTCATTTATTAATATGTTATTAGAACGAGAAGAATTGAATTGTAGAGGAATATTGAAACGTTGACCGGTTTGACTATTTCACTTGGCTCCATAGTGTTTTTACTTCCTTTCTGAATCATAACTCTATACTTTCTTTCACAGGTGAAGATTCTTAGGAGGGAATCCTACTGGTTCAAAGGCATTGGATCTGTTGTGGCTGTGGATCAGGTCTgacggctctctctctctcaataaaAATGAACTTGATAAAGAAAATGGAGTACTTAAATGTGGATATCTGTTTTGCAGGATCCGAATACCCGTTACCCTGTCGTGGTCCGATTCAACAAAGTTAACTATGCCAATGTGTCCACAAATAACTATGCTTTGGACGAGATTGAAGAAGTTAAATGAGTTTGTAGTAGCACTGTAAATTGTAATCTTAATTAAATTGTCCTTCTCTCAGTTTCTTCCTTACTTGTTGGTGCCCTTTATTTGTGTATCATACTCTAAATTTCTTCTTCCACCTTTTCTTAGTTATTTTCAATCACTGCTTCCTCAAAACACGAATAGATCGTTATAAACTCATAGTATATACCGTATTTATACACCGGATTCATATGCCGGTTTCATGCATCTATACGCTGTAAATTATCCTATACTGGTTTCGTACACCGGAGCCGTACACTGCTTCTCTCTTTGTCACTGTATCTTTATCTTACGATATGGAGGGAAACATTAATAGGTGTTGGTTACATCCCGGAGTTGGGCACCATATTTCTAATTTATTGttttaacttatttgtattttagTTTGTTGTGCAAATTTCATCCCGATGTTAAATGGTGAGGGGAAATGCATGAAAGGAAAAGCATAACGTGCCTTGCATTGATCCCAAATAGAATATcgtaaaaaattggaaaaaaaaagaatgaacaCATCTGGTTTCGAACACGACACCGTCTTTTTAAGTAAGCAGTGAAACACCACCGCTCCTGCCTAAAGTTCTTGTTGATTTAACCAAggtttcaaaatttatatgcttatggaaatatatatatgaatatactaCCCTATCAATTTTTGGTGCCCCTCGAGTTTTTGAGGCCCTGGACGGTCGTCCTGCTAGCCCTAAGCCAGGGCCGGCCCTGGGTGTGTAAAGAGAGAAAAGGTTGTGCGGAAGTAACTTCCCTTTTCCATTATCCAGATAGAAGTCCAGAGCAGTTCAAAAGATGATTTCCAGTTCCCAATAGGCACAGGCAGGACCTGTTTATTCATGCATAAGTGTTTAAGTACTTTACGTCTCAGAATCTGCAAACCCTTGTTGGCACCAGAGAAGGTATGTTTTACGTGTTTGGTCGAAACGAAAAACCATGTGGTTAAGCACCCAATAATACAAGAGAGTTAGCAGATACCCCAAATGTTGATATGCATGCCTTTAAATGCACATAAAATCACAGTATTCTCAACAAATTGCAGAGTCATGACAAGTAATCCAACTAGAATTTAACctatacaaacaaaaaaatattttcttaaactCTTCCATCAAACCCGTCGAGAAGACCAGACCACATTCCCTTGACAGGTGGTAACTGTGCAACGAAAGCATTCCAAGGTGGGTAACCAACGCCACTGCCACGAACACGACCATCCAGGCGAAGAGATATATATCtgcaaacaaagaaaatgatgtAGAATTACTGACGAAGTGATCTTAATTATGTTAATTTACGCAAGAAAATAAACTCATCGGTTAAGAGCACAAATTATACAAACAGTCGTAATATAATAGATTAGGCATAAGGCAATTTGCCTAGTGGAATTAAGGACAGAAGCAATCATGGAAGAAATGCTTACACGGGAGAGTCAGAGGTGACACCGGCCAGCTTCTTTTGTTCGTCCAACCAGCTGCAATTTCCAACGAAAAAATGAGCGTGTCTGAAGAGAGAATAAGAACTTGAAAATGATtaaatcattttgttttgcaaAAGGTTTACTTACTTGGTCCATTCAGTAACATAAATTGGAGTTAGCTGCCAGAGTCTTTTCCTCTTTGTAGTAATATCCTTAGCCTCTTCACTTTCTTCAAACTCAAAACTAGGCATGTTTCCATCCGTAGCCAAGGGCACAACAAGCACTCCTCTTTCCACAAGCCCTTCGGTGAAAGGCTCACTTCGGTTGAACGATTCTGTGATGAACGATGCAGGGCCAGCGCATATTACAAGCCGAGCAATCCCTCTCAAAGAGCTAACAGGAATGACCGTCTTTTCAGAAACACGAAGCTTGAGATTTGAAAGATTTTCCTCTCGAGAGAGCCTGgcaatctgtgcattcttggcCTTGTTCTCCCTCAAATACAAGAATGCAAAGAGAGACACTGCTCCAAGGTCTATGCCAAGACCCTTTGCAATTTCGGGGGCGTCGAGTGCTCTTGATGGATTTGTTAGTGCTGCAATTAACTGTGTGGTTGCTATTAATCCTCCTAAACCACCACTTGCAATGAAAGCAAGATAGAAAAACATTCGAACGGAGCGAAAGGGAGTGAGAACTTCACTCCTAATCCTGGCTGTGGAACTGAGGAACAAACAAACCTATGATTACAAGGAAGCCTAATGTGTAAAATAGAAGCTGATATAGCACAAGGCGTTGGAATGCGAAGAACCCAAGTCAGCAAAGATGTTTGGAAATTTGAAGGAACTCCATTACTACTCAATGCACTTCAATTTAGAACCAGTTCCATTCACAGTACAAATAGATAGAATTTATCAATCATCCATCTATTTGTACTGTGAATGGAACTGGTTCTAAATTGAAGTACATAGAGTAGTAATGTTTTCTTGGACAATTTAAGCTTCCACCATAGCTCCCCAAAATATGCGCATATAAAACCGGTTATAAACTTTTAATCGAAAGTAGAATTGAGAGGATACTAAATAAATATAACGGGACACTAAACTTTGTTATCTATACGGTTTATTGCCTGTTTAGTATTTCtaactttatttttaaatagaaaGTTCGTAACCGATTCTAAATGTGCAGACTTTTCTTAAACCAATCATGCAAAACAATCATTCTCAAAATACTGGAAAAGGGAAGACCTGATTTCGGTAGAAGAAGTTTGCTTATCAGTTGCAAAGCATGTGATGGTTGAAGACTTGTGCTTTGAGGTCTGCAGAGTGAGAAATTGTGCATTGCTACAAGAGAATGACCAGAGGGTGGTTCTGATTCCACTGCTGAGTTTGTAGTGAGTGTGATTTGGAGGTTTGAGAATGTAGAAGGGAGAATTTGCCACAGAAGCCATGGCCACCGCTTGAGTTCAGAGTTCTTTCGTTGCTTTTTAGACTTTCGCAGTGGTTTCTTGGGAGGCCATATTTGGATGAACACAATACTGCCACCTCCCACAACCCAAATGGTGGTAATAAAAGCCAGTCTTATTTTCTGTcttgatttttccttttttttttgtttttttgtttgtgagGACCAAAAAAGCCTCCTCTTTAGAAAGTAAAAGATATTAAGTTCGATTACCGTCAAAAGtaaatttgaactatattattactAGCTTATTATGAGACTAAGCCTATCCCCTCTTCACTAgagtagataatattatttgtttaaaaaatacaCTTTAACATTATAAGGTGTGTTTATTTGAGCTCACTAAATTTCACTGGACTGGATTGTACTATTATTAGTGTTGGATGGTGTTTGTTAGACATAAGGATAAAGTTTAATAATCGCTCCGACTAATCCCTTCGCTAACAGGTCTTAGCGAGGAACCCCAATTATCACAGGATTGCTAAGCCCGTCTTCAAGAGCGTCGCTCGGTCGTCCTCCTCGCTGTTCCTCCTCGCTCGTCCTGCTCCTGCTTGTCCTCGTCTTGCTTCTAGTTTGGTAAATTCCAAATCCGACGATCTATTTCTTCGATTTTGTTTTGTAAATCGTGAAATTATTACTGGGTTCTCATCGATTTCGTTGTTTTGGGTTCGAAATCTATGAAATTGTTACTGGGTTCTGATTGGTTTCTCATATAATCCTTCTAGCTTCAAGTTTTGATTCCAAGTTATGGATGAAATGCGATGGGGGAGTTGTTATGCTTAGATATACCTTCTTTTAATTTCAAGAAATCAAAATCAGTTATGAAGTCGATGTTCGGTCCTTTGATTTTTTGCCATCGGTTGAGTGAATTTTCCAGCCCCTTTGCCATCTATTggtttgaaaatgaaaattacatTCTGAATATGAGCAGTCAAATTTGCCAATCCAATCTTATATTTTAAGCTCTTACATCCAATCTTTGTTCATGTTTCGTATCAGTGTCGTTAGTTGGTCATTGTTCTGTGAAGCATTGATGTTTATGTTTTATCCACTTCCGTGCAAAATGTTGCCCAAACAATGACGGTGGTTGAATTTATTTTGGATGGTTTCGTCTGTGTAGGTGCTATTGTATTCTGCACGAATAGAATATATTGGGAGCTATTTTTAGCATCTGGGACGAACTCAAGACGGCAAAAACATGGGACGAAGTTGAGCAAATGGTGTTGGGAGAGTTGAATAATTGCTAAGGTTTCCCTGGATTATCTTCCACTTCGCATTTACTGTTGCTGGTTTATTGTTTTATCACTTCATAAGGTCCAAATAATGCGTACAATCATGATACTAGTGTACCCCATTTTTATATATGATCAAACTACAAGTTTCATGTTTACTTTTTTATGTCCAACATTTTTTTCCCAATCTTTTTCTGTCAAATATGTATTGAGTATGTTGTCTTCCCTCTCTATGTGAGTTTTGGGACCTTCATAAGTGGAGACAACTCCCGCTAAACCGAAGGTTAGTTGGTGTTATCTTTCACGTGCTCAAGGTACCATTGAAACTGACTTTTTGATGCCTCCAGTGGGAGAACCTTGGGATTTTGTCAAGGGAGGTGACAGGT carries:
- the LOC114827684 gene encoding uncharacterized protein — protein: MAPPRTKYAIPEGWVMQKKVEGDGTEVECFVCIATGHEFCTYNGMMRYVHYAREASIYSPDFSPPKKVASSKRGSNAPKEVGNSKEGSNAPKEVGSSNRGRNALKEVGSFKQGSNPSSNLKIDHKLSLKKKKPVISKPANLFLSPLSSLVYPLTRGDCL
- the LOC103412183 gene encoding photosystem I reaction center subunit IV B, chloroplastic translates to MASCGMASAASGFVVAPNVATTNSGSASSRSSMLFFPSKPNTNTRSNARFVIRAAEEAAAPPAATTTAPEGAATPKPKPPPIGPKRGTKVKILRRESYWFKGIGSVVAVDQDPNTRYPVVVRFNKVNYANVSTNNYALDEIEEVK
- the LOC103412182 gene encoding protein LOW PSII ACCUMULATION 1, chloroplastic yields the protein MASVANSPFYILKPPNHTHYKLSSGIRTTLWSFSCSNAQFLTLQTSKHKSSTITCFATDKQTSSTEISSTARIRSEVLTPFRSVRMFFYLAFIASGGLGGLIATTQLIAALTNPSRALDAPEIAKGLGIDLGAVSLFAFLYLRENKAKNAQIARLSREENLSNLKLRVSEKTVIPVSSLRGIARLVICAGPASFITESFNRSEPFTEGLVERGVLVVPLATDGNMPSFEFEESEEAKDITTKRKRLWQLTPIYVTEWTNWLDEQKKLAGVTSDSPVYISLRLDGRVRGSGVGYPPWNAFVAQLPPVKGMWSGLLDGFDGRV